AATCATGCTCAGAGTTAAAGAGTTCAACATCCATTGGGTGCTCATTGACAACATAAGCTCAGCAAATATCATCTACTTGCCCTCATTGCAGCAAATGCAATTGGATAAGAGGAAGATCAAGCCTTTCACCTTGCCTTTGGTGAGCTTCATGGGGGATAGGATCGTCCCTAGAGGCATCGTCACTCTAACTGTGATTGCAGGAACTTATCGGGCATAGGTCACAAAGGAAATTGATTTCCTTATAGTTGATTGTCTTTTAACATACAACATCATCTTGGGAAGACCTGCACTCAACAGATTAAGAGCAACAATGTCAACATATTAATTGAAAATGAAGTTTCCAACAGCCTATGGTGTAGAAGAAATCAAAGGAGACCAAGTTTTAATAAGAGAGTGCTATCAAGCTACCTCAGCATCTAGAGAGAATCACACATGGGTGATTAATAAACCAGAGCCCATTCCTAAATCgtcaaaaataccaaaagtgGAGATTGTCCTAGGAGACTCGACGAGGATATTGAAGATCAGAATGGCACTTCCAGCCcttaagaaagagaaatgatCTCTTTCTTAAGGGCAAACCAAGATGTTTTTTTCTTGGAAACACGAAGATATGCTTAGGATTGATAGGAAGATCATACAGCATCGTCTTAACGTTAACCTAGAATACAATGCAAAAGAGAAAAGTGTTTGCACCAGAGCACAACAAAGTTGTAACTGAAGAAGTAGAGAAACTACTAGAAGCTAATTTCATCAGGGAAGTCTTCTATCCAGATTTTCTTGCAAACGTGGTTATGGTAAAGAAGAGCAGtggcaagtggaggatgtgcatCGACTTCACAAACTTGAATAAGGCTTGCTCAAAGGATAGATTCCCCTTGCCAAGGATTGATCAACTAGTAGACTCGACTGCTGGACACAAGCTTTTGAGTTTCATGGACACATTTTCTAGATACAACCATATTCTCATGGACAAAGACGATCAAGAGAAGATCTCATTCGTTACCAGCCAAGGGTTGTACTGCTATAAAGTTATGCCCTTTAGACTGAAGAACGCAAGAGCCACCTACCAAAGGTTGATGAACTGCATATTCTCTCATCAGATTGGAAGGAATGTGAAGGTGTACGTAGAtaatatgttggtaaaaagtaAGGACGAAGCCAACCACTTGGATGATCTCAAAGAAACTTTTAGCATACTATGTAAGtataatatgaaattaaaccctacaaagtgtgtttttgttgttacttcaggaaaattcttgggattcatggtgtctcaAAGAGGTTTAGAGGCAAATCCAGACAAAGTAAAAGCAATAATCGGGGTCAAATGACCAAAGACAGTGAAGAAGGTGTAGAGCCTGATAGGAAAGGTTGTATCCCTAAACAAATTCGTCTCTAGGGCAATGGACAAGTGCATGCCATTTTTCAAGGTATTGAACAAGCATTTCGGTGGACTAATGAAATGTGAGGAAGCCCTTGCCAAGTTAAAGGAGTACCTGACAAAGCCACCTCTGCTAAGCCCCTTCGTGATGGGAGAGAAGCTATACCTCTAGTTAGCAGTATTAAATACTGCAGTAAATTCGACATTGATCAGAGAAGaagtgaatgtgtaaaagcCCATCTATTACACCAGCCAAGCATTTCAAGATGCAGAGGCGAGTTACCCAAGGATGGAAAAGATAGCTTTCGCATTGTCGATCGTCTCTAGAAAGCTCTATCCTTATTTCCAAGCACACCTCATCATCGTCATGACAGATCAGCCCATAAGAAAGACGATGAACAAGATGGATGCAGTAGGGCGACTCATCCAATGGGCAATTGAGTTAGGCCAATTCAACATTGAATATCAGCCCTGAGTAGCAATCAAAGCCCACGTGCTAGCaaatttcattgcagaattcacttACCTATATAAGGAAGAAGAACCTCCTATGGAAACATGGATGGTCCAAATGGACGTGCCTGCAATGAGAAAAGTAGGAGGAGCAGGAGTAGTGCTCATATCtctagaaaaagaaacatttaaGTATGCTGTCAGGTTACAGTTCCTTGCAACGAATAATGAGACAGAATACGAAGTATTTCTAATAGTGCTAAGCCTAGCAAAAGCTCTAGGAGCAAAGAATCTTATCATCCAAGCTGATTCTCAGCTAATAATTGAACAAGTAAAGAAAGATTACAAAGCCAAATAAGAAACAATGTAGAAGTACTTGAAGATTGTCCAATGACTTTCACAGCACTTTGACAGCCTAGACTTTGTACAAATCCTAAAAGCCAAAAATGTAGAAGCTAATTTCCAAGTAAGATTGGCCTCGTCAGACGACAACAATGCAACATCTGAACTATGTGTAGAGATAAGGGGGCAGCCAAGCATAGAAGGTAGGCACATTctgaaaataaaagaacaagacaAGTGGATGACTCCCATTATCCATTATTTGAAAGAAGGGTGGCTCCCTGAAGATAAGATGGAAGCAATGAAGATAAAAATCAGAGAAACTTGCTTTGTCATTATTGAAGACGTGCTCTACAGACAAGGATATTCACTCCCATATCTAAGATGCACTAGTTCTGAAGAAATAGATTATGTGCTCTGCAAGATACACGAAAGAACCTGTGGAAATCACGACAGGGCAAGATCCTTAGCAGGAAAGGTGCTCAGAGCAAGTTATTACTGGCCAACCTTACAGAAAGACACATACAACATTATCAGAGCATGCGTCAACGCTTCGCAAATTTCCATAAGAGACCAAGAGAGACGATGACACCCATATCCTCACCATGGCCCTTCACTCAATAGGGAATTGATATCATGGGTCCCTTCCCTCTAGGGAAGAAGCAACTCAGGTTTCTGATCGTCGCAATTGATTATTTCACAGAATGGGTAGAAGCAGAGCTAGTGACAACGATAACAGAGGCTAAACTCACAAGctttgtatggaaaaatatcATCTGCAGGTTTGGAGTCCCACACATCATAATATTAGACAATGGAAAGCAGTTCGACAACcccaagtttcaaaaattttgccAAGACTTAGGAATTAAGAGTCACTACTCTTCTCTAAGACACCCTCAGGCCAATGGCCAGACAGAAGTGACGAATAGAAGCTTGCTTAAAATGATCAAAACTAGGCTTGAGAGGGTAAAGCAGGCATGGCCTGAAGAGTTACAAAATGTCCTTTAGGCATATAGGATGACCACAAGAGTCCTAataggagaaacaccattcaaACTGACATTTGGCACTAAGGCCGTCATACCAGTGGAAGTAGGACTGACAAGCTTTCGAGTCAAAACATATGAAGACTAAAAAAATCAGCAAGAGCTTAATAGAAATCTGGACCTAATCGATGAAGTCAGAGAAGAAGCTATGAAGCGAATGGCTAAAAACAAAGAAGCAATGGCCAGGTACTACAACAGAAAGGTTAGGGTAAAAAGGTTTAACACAGGAGACCTTGTCCTTAGGAAGGTGTCATAGGCAATAAAGGACCCATCTCAAGGAAAAATAGGACCAGCCTAGGAAGGCCCTTACGAAGTAATCGGTCATTCTAGAGAAGGCTTCTACTACCTAAGGTCTCTAGACGGCCAAGAATTGCCTCGACCATGGAATATagaacacttgaagaaatactaccagcAAGGAACGCTTTACATTTTCAAGTTGCTTAATCTTCATATTAGTATGTAAGACAACCATTACTTTCGTCATTCATGAGATCAATATACATGAAAGCATTATTCATGCGTATTTATCAACGATTATCCATGATCTATCACTATCAAAATGTGTGCAACGCTTAGGAGTCGTCCTTAGGAGACGTCTTAAGGATCTTCgtcattaaaatttcaaattaaaagctATTCATGCATAACCAACAACATCATAGCCATTAAAGTTGTTCATACACAACTACCAAAATCGACTAAATCAAATTTGTGTAAACACGGCCAATATAATCGTCATTCAAGACAAAACGAAAAATAGTTAACCTAAGAGACACCCCAATACCATAACCCTAAGTCACGAGTAGAGCGCAACaccgtcattcaaacatgactcaataaaaagatgttcaaacacggctaaaaatactaagttgttcaaacacaactaacatcgtcattcaaacatgactcaacaAAAAGCTGTTTAAACACggctaaaaatactaagttgttcaaacacaactaacatcgtcattcaaacatcaCTCAATAAAAGGccgttcaaacacaactagaaatactaagttgttcaaacacaactaacatcgtcattcaaacatgactcaataaaaggctgttcaaacacagctaaaaatactaagttgttcaaacacaattAACattgtcattcaaacatgactcaataaaagaCTATTCAAACACAtctaaaaatactaagttgttcaaacacaactaacatcgtcattcaaacatgactcaataaaaaaaactgtctAAATACAACTAAAAATACTACGTTGTTCAAATACAACTAATActgtcattcaaacatgactcaataaaagcTGTTCAGACACAGCTAAGAacactaagttgttcaaacacaaccaaAGATCATCGCTAAGCTAGTCAaatatgactcaataaaaaatcaTCCTACCGCAACTGAAGGTAAAAAGCTGCTTAAATACAAGCTAAACATAAAAGTTGTCTCAACACAACATCGTCATAAAGGGTTATCCAAAGCATAAAAACATTATTTACTACAGCTTAAAGCATGAAATCCATAAACCTATCTATCACCGTCAAGGGAATTGTTTAGTTGCCCAAAAAAAGGGGCCCAAAAGAATTGTTTAGTTGCTCAAAACAACAGGCGCAAAGAGAAATGTTTTTCTTGccttaccaaaaataaaagattactgCTCATCAAGGACAAGGTCTACAGGGGTTACAACAGTGGCCTCCTTCATTCCTTCAGCAACGTCAAGTTGAGTGTATCATCATGATACACTTCAGCTAGCCCTCATTTTCCCTCATCTCCCTATATATACCCCCTCATTTTATGAAGAAAATATGAAGTTttgtgaggaaaaataaagaaatagagtGGTCTCTAAAAAGCCTTagaaattctggaaaaaaaaaaaaaggtttctctctcctctctctctctctaggaaacccaccacacaaaaaaagcctttctatttctacttgtttttttttttttggtaagtttgTAGGGATAGGGTAGTTTTTACATAACTACACCCATCACATTTCCTTCATTCTATCTTGtaaacattatttatttatatatgttcttaTATTCATACTGTTTTTTTGTTCTTACTTGctttaaattcatatattgtTGTATATATATCTCTTTACCTTTATGTTGATATTGTTATTGTTGGCTCGTGATGTTGATATTGCATT
This portion of the Castanea sativa cultivar Marrone di Chiusa Pesio chromosome 7, ASM4071231v1 genome encodes:
- the LOC142643964 gene encoding uncharacterized protein LOC142643964 — encoded protein: MQKRKVFAPEHNKVVTEEVEKLLEANFIREVFYPDFLANVVMVKKSSGKWRMCIDFTNLNKACSKDRFPLPRIDQLVDSTAGHKLLSFMDTFSRYNHILMDKDDQEKISFVTSQGLYCYKVMPFRLKNARATYQRLMNCIFSHQIGRNVKVYVDNMLEEEPPMETWMVQMDVPAMRKVGGAGVVLISLEKETFKYAVRLQFLATNNETEYEVFLIVLSLAKALGAKNLIIQADSQLIIEQHFDSLDFVQILKAKNVEANFQVRLASSDDNNATSELCVEIRGQPSIEGRHILKIKEQDKWMTPIIHYLKEGWLPEDKMEAMKIKIRETCFVIIEDVLYRQGYSLPYLRCTSSEEIDYVLCKIHERTCGNHDRARSLAGKVLRASYYWPTLQKDTYNIIRACVNASQISIRDQERR